In Scyliorhinus torazame isolate Kashiwa2021f chromosome 19, sScyTor2.1, whole genome shotgun sequence, a single genomic region encodes these proteins:
- the LOC140396050 gene encoding vitamin K epoxide reductase complex subunit 1-like protein 1, with protein sequence MAAATPNWESRARWLACGLGILLSLYAFHVEVSKERDADYRAMCDLSESVSCSKVFTSRWGRGFGLLGDILGHDSILNQPNSVYGILFYLLQVLLSLTESAMAAIALAASSVVSLAGSLYLAYVLLFILHDFCLVCVSTYALNVLLFILNYRRLVHLNSGWQQERGKLE encoded by the exons atggcggcggcgacgcCGAACTGGGAGAGCCGGGCCCGCTGGCTGGCCTGCGGCCTGGGCATCTTGCTGTCGCTCTACGCCTTCCACGTCGAGGTGTCGAAGGAGCGAGACGCAGACTACCGGGCGATGTGCGACCTCAGCGAGTCTGTGAGCTGCTCCAAAGTCTTCACCTCCCG GTGGGGCCGGGGTTTCGGATTGCTAGGAGACATCCTGGGACATGACAGCATCTTAAACCAGCCCAACAGTGTGTACGGAATCCTCTTCTACCTCCTCCAAGTGCTCCTGA GTTTGACAGAGAGTGCCATGGCAGCCATCGCCCTCGCCGCCTCCTCTGTCGTGTCCTTGGCAGGATCGCTGTACCTGGCCTACGTGCTCCTGTTTATCCTGCACGACTTCTGCCTGGTGTGTGTCAGCACCTATGCACTCAATGTGCTGCTGTTTATCCTCAACTACAGGCGACTGGTTCATCTCAACAGTGGCTGGCAACAGGAGCGGGGCAAGCTGGAGTGA